DNA sequence from the Streptomyces sp. NBC_01497 genome:
GGACAGCCGGTCATCACGATCACCCGGGCACCCGTCCGCAAGACCACGGGCCAGTTGCGGATGACCACCATCGAGGCGACGGGTCCCTCGGCGACGGTCCGTATCGGCGACGTCGTCAAGGGCTGGTTCCGTACGAAGGAAGCGGTGCTGCCGCGCGACGCCGTCTATCCGGCGGGCCAGTCCGTCAAGGAGATCGACAAGACCAACACCGACGACATGGTCCAGTCGCAGGACGACGCCGTCACCGCGGCCCTCACCTATCTGCACAAGGACCCGAAGTCCGTCGACATCAAGCTCCACCTCGCCGATGTGGGAGGCCCGAGTGCCGGCCTGCTGTTCACGCTCGGCATCATCGACAAGCTGAACGGGAACGGCGCGGGCGGCGACCTCACCGGCGGCCGGACCATCGCGGGTACGGGGACGATCAACGGTTCCGGGACGGTCGGCGCGGTCGGGGGCGTCGCACTGAAGACCCAGGCCGCGGCCCGCGCGGGCGCCACGGTGTTCCTCGTACCGAAGGCGGAGTGCTCCGACGCGAAGGTCGGTCTGCCGAAGAACTTGCGGCTCGTGCCCGCCACCACCCTGAACGGCGCGGTCACGTCCCTCAAGGCGCTTCAGTCGGGGGCGAAGGTACCGACCTGCTGACGGGTGCGGTCGGCGCTGCCGGTCCGTGTGCCGTCGTGCGCGGGGCCGGCCTCCGCGGACCTCGCGCATCCGGGGCGGCCGTCCGAGGGCCGTCCCCCCCCCGCGAGCCGTCGGTCCGTGAGCTGTCCGCCCGCGAACCGTCCGTCCCCGGGCCTCGTGCGTCCGCGGTGGACGTACCGGTGTCGTCGGGCTCCTCGTCCAGGCCGCGCCAGGCGGGGAACACCGCCGGGCAGAGCGACGCCATGAGGTAGGCGCCGCCGGTCACGAGCAGCCCGGTGGTCAGTCCCGCTCCGTCGACCAGCAGTCCCGCGCCCAGGCCGCCGAGCGGCATCGCCAGTTCGCAGCCCGCCGTGGACACGCCGGCCACCCGGCTGCGCAGCGTCGGCGGCACCCTCCCGTAGATCACGGTGGTGAGGATCGGGTTGAGTGCCCCGCCCGCGATGCCCGCGACCGCCATCGTCACGGCCAGGGCCACGGTCGAGTCGGTGAATCCGGCGACCGCGAAGCGGGGCGCCCCGCACAGCACCACGCATACCGCGAACACGGTGCGGCGCCGGAAGCGGTGCCCCACCGCTCCGTGGACGAGGGCGCCCGCGAGACCGCCCGCCCCGAACAGGGCGGAGAGGAGGCCGAGCGCGGTGGCGCCGCCGAGGTGGCGTTCCGCGTGGACGGGCAGCAGGACGGCCACCCAGCCCTGGTCGATCCCGTTGATGACGAGGACCATCAGGATCACGGCGAGCAGCAGCCGTGTCCGCGCCACGTACGCGTATCCCTCGCGCATCTCGCTCGCGTACGCGCGGGCCGAGACGGGCGTGGCCGTCCGCTGGGGCTGGGCGGCCCGCAGGCCCCGTAGCGCGACCGACACCAGCAGGGCGGACGCGCCGAAGCTCGCCGCGTCGAACAGCAGCGCGGACTGGGCGCCGAGGGCCGCGATCAGGACTCCCGCCAGCGCGGCGCCCGCCATCCGCGCGCCGCGCTGGACCGCGTCGAAGAGGCTCGCGGCGCGGGCGAGCGAGGTGCCCGCGTGTTCGGCCAGGTCGGGTACGAGGACGGCCCGCGCGGTGTCGCCAGGCGTGTGGACGAGCCCGCTGACGGCCACCAGTGTGCACAGCATCCAAAAGCGCAGTCCGCCGGCCAGGTACAGCAGTGGTACGGCGGCGACGGCCGCCCCGCACACCAGATCGGAACCGACCGACACACGGCGCCGGCCGATCCGGTCGATCAACGGGCCGCCGACGACGGCCGACAGCGCGATGGGCAGGGTCGCGCAGAAGGCGACGATGCCCGCGCGGCCCGCGCTGCCGGTGGTCGCGAGCACGAACCACGGGGTGGCGACCGTGCTCAGCGCGGTCCCCGCGACGGATATCGCGTTGGCGCCGAGCACCGAGACCAGCGGTGTGCGGAGGCCGGGGAATCCTCGGGTGGTCACGGCCGGACGAGGTGGTGGCCGGCCGGACGGTCCACGAGGCGCAGGCCGAGCTGGACCAGGGACCAGCCCAACTGCTCGCGCAGGGCGCCGGTACGGGCCGGGTGGCGATGGGCGTGCCGTACCGCCCGTGCCGCCTCCCGTGCCTGACGGCTCATCCGGTACGAGGCGGCGTCGCGGCGCAGGTCGGCGGCGCGTACGGACTGGAGCTGGAGGTTCGTGCTGGTGTGCGTGAGCATGACAATGACTCCATCGTGGAGAAGGGCTCGCGGAGCGCCGCGTGCGGGCGCACCGGGGCGAGGCGGGTGCTCGGGGGATGCGATGCGGCCGCGAAGGGCTGCGCGCGGAGAGGGACGTCGCGTGGCGCGGGTGGGATCGGGCGCTGGTGTGATCGGCGGTGCGCCGGAAGGGGCACCGCGCGGTGAGGGGGTGTACGGGGTCGCGTGACGTGGTGCCGTACAAGGCCGCGTGACGTGGCGCGACGTCGTGGTGGGGGTGAAACGCGGTGCGCGTTGTGCCGGGTGCCGGGTGCCGGGTGCCGGGTGCCGG
Encoded proteins:
- a CDS encoding MFS transporter, which produces MTTRGFPGLRTPLVSVLGANAISVAGTALSTVATPWFVLATTGSAGRAGIVAFCATLPIALSAVVGGPLIDRIGRRRVSVGSDLVCGAAVAAVPLLYLAGGLRFWMLCTLVAVSGLVHTPGDTARAVLVPDLAEHAGTSLARAASLFDAVQRGARMAGAALAGVLIAALGAQSALLFDAASFGASALLVSVALRGLRAAQPQRTATPVSARAYASEMREGYAYVARTRLLLAVILMVLVINGIDQGWVAVLLPVHAERHLGGATALGLLSALFGAGGLAGALVHGAVGHRFRRRTVFAVCVVLCGAPRFAVAGFTDSTVALAVTMAVAGIAGGALNPILTTVIYGRVPPTLRSRVAGVSTAGCELAMPLGGLGAGLLVDGAGLTTGLLVTGGAYLMASLCPAVFPAWRGLDEEPDDTGTSTADARGPGTDGSRADSSRTDGSRGGDGPRTAAPDARGPRRPAPRTTAHGPAAPTAPVSRSVPSPPTEAP
- a CDS encoding S16 family serine protease codes for the protein MFSRLSRPVFLALCAVPIVALFAVVALAPLPYAIALPGLTANVLGVNKGQPVITITRAPVRKTTGQLRMTTIEATGPSATVRIGDVVKGWFRTKEAVLPRDAVYPAGQSVKEIDKTNTDDMVQSQDDAVTAALTYLHKDPKSVDIKLHLADVGGPSAGLLFTLGIIDKLNGNGAGGDLTGGRTIAGTGTINGSGTVGAVGGVALKTQAAARAGATVFLVPKAECSDAKVGLPKNLRLVPATTLNGAVTSLKALQSGAKVPTC